Genomic DNA from bacterium:
TCGAACAAAGATGACGTTCCATCATCCGCAAAGCACCCCGCGTGTCCGGAATTCCGCCATATTGGAAAGCAGCGCCCCCAGGCTTACCCCGGAGAAGCGTCTTCATCAATCTTACGACAGTCGTGGAAATCTCTAAGACGAGTTGTCGCATCACCTTACCCAGCGCCGAAAGAACACCAACGTCCTGCGCCCATACTTTCCAGGCGGCCATTGTTTCCCTTACATGCCCAGGAGATCGAAGCAGGCACTTTGCGTAAAGACTCTCGAAGGAAATAGACTTGCTGTATCGTGGAGTCAACGCCACTGCAGCCAGATGAGTGAATGCCCAAACAGTATAGGGGGAATAAAAGCAGGGGACCATCGGATCCCAATCTAACTGCTTGAACCGTTGTATATGTTCGGTGCTCCTGATGGAGCCAACATCGGTTCGGGCTGCACGCTGTGCCGATGTGCTCGCGGAGAAAGCCCCCGGGATTACGAAGGGAAAATCTACTACCGCGCTTGAGCGCGACTCCTCGGCAATGAGATGACTGCTGAAGATGTCTGGGCTGACACCGCCAAAAACACTGCCATATTTTGCTCGAACACGCGCCAGCAGTGATCGCGCCACGATACCAAGATAGACCCGCGGCAACGACATAGGACCGGCACCCAGATCGCTAAGCGCCTCTTCGATGTCACTGTGATGATCCACCATTTGCGTCGTCCCCGTAAAACGTGAGAGCACGAGGCTTCCTGCCAACGCTTTCCCCCATCGCTGCGACCGCACGCCGGGCCAGAAATAGTGAAGCACCGTACCCTGATGCTTATAGTTGACCGTCTCAATACCCAGCCGCTGTGCCCACTTGACTATGCGCATTATTTCAGGGCCCACCGTGTCGTCGTCGCCCAAAAACATAACATACTCGCCAATTGCGAACTGAAGCGCCCGCTCGAAGTTCTCCACAACGCTCATGAGCTCAGGCGTGTAGATATAGATAACACGGGGATCCTCTGCCAAGTCACAGATCCGCCCCCGCAACTCGTTTGTATCGCTGTTGTCGGACACCACAACCTGGACGTCATGGCACTCCTCTAGCGCCACACGGATCGCGAACTCTGCACAACTCTGGCGATTGCGAGTCGGGATAACGAGCGAAAGCATCGGCATATACGCAAATCCTCAGAATGATGTGATCATTGAGGCCACAAAACCGAGATCTTCAGCCGTGAGCCACCATCCGCAGGGAATGGCAAATATAGAATCCATGAGTTCAGAGCTTCCGGGCAACTCCGGGGCCTTCACCTTGAAACCGCTGTAACGCATGTTGAGGTAATGGTGTTTCGAGGCACCCACGCCCACGTGCTTCAGCGTCGCTATAAGCTCGTCACGGTGCGCGGCACGGATGAGATAGCTCCAGTAACTCGGTGCCGCTCCGGGGAGGGGGTCGACTGAAGAGATCGACCGCGAGCCCGCGAATGCTTCATCATAGAACCGTGCATTTCGGCGCGCCGCTGCAACACGCTCCGCTACCGTGGCAACCTGTTCAAATGCCAGCGCAGAACAGAGGTTGTTGAGGGTGGATGCCCAGCCGACCTCCGGGATGTCGCATGCAGGATCGATCTCTCCGTCCGCACCGCGGAACGCTCTGAGGTCGATACCGAGCCGCCGCAGCCGGATGGCCCGCTCCGCATCGCGTGGGTCGCTGCAGGCAAGCGCGCCACCCTCGCTCGCGTTGATCTGCCGGTTCGGATAGAAGGAATAGATGGAGAATCGCCCCCACTGCCCTACTTGTTTTCCATGAACCGTAGCAAGCAAGGCATTGTCGCAGTCTTCGATTAGAACGA
This window encodes:
- a CDS encoding glycosyltransferase, which encodes MPMLSLVIPTRNRQSCAEFAIRVALEECHDVQVVVSDNSDTNELRGRICDLAEDPRVIYIYTPELMSVVENFERALQFAIGEYVMFLGDDDTVGPEIMRIVKWAQRLGIETVNYKHQGTVLHYFWPGVRSQRWGKALAGSLVLSRFTGTTQMVDHHSDIEEALSDLGAGPMSLPRVYLGIVARSLLARVRAKYGSVFGGVSPDIFSSHLIAEESRSSAVVDFPFVIPGAFSASTSAQRAARTDVGSIRSTEHIQRFKQLDWDPMVPCFYSPYTVWAFTHLAAVALTPRYSKSISFESLYAKCLLRSPGHVRETMAAWKVWAQDVGVLSALGKVMRQLVLEISTTVVRLMKTLLRGKPGGAAFQYGGIPDTRGALRMMERHLCSRRVELKLSEENFLGRA
- a CDS encoding DegT/DnrJ/EryC1/StrS family aminotransferase — encoded protein: MEKRNVPIFRVYHTPAMEVRALEVLRSGAIAVGSYNERFSCAFGELIERPHVVTTNDMSSAIQIALRLAGVGEGDEVLTTPFACMSTNAPIATSGARPVWVDVDPHTATIDLDSMRRAVTSRCKALLLYHVAGYPGPVEEVKAFCDEYGIVLIEDCDNALLATVHGKQVGQWGRFSIYSFYPNRQINASEGGALACSDPRDAERAIRLRRLGIDLRAFRGADGEIDPACDIPEVGWASTLNNLCSALAFEQVATVAERVAAARRNARFYDEAFAGSRSISSVDPLPGAAPSYWSYLIRAAHRDELIATLKHVGVGASKHHYLNMRYSGFKVKAPELPGSSELMDSIFAIPCGWWLTAEDLGFVASMITSF